Proteins encoded in a region of the Ancylobacter sp. SL191 genome:
- a CDS encoding Bug family tripartite tricarboxylate transporter substrate binding protein — MRLTIATAPMAACLAAASLVATSLIAGSVPAAADWQPNRPVEFIVASGPGGGTDQFARLVQSIIQKHELMSVPVVVSNKGGGAGSEAFVYGKGAAGDATKVVFGTNNEWLLPLVTKVGYQSSDLRPVASMAVDEFILWTNTETPYKTAAEFIAAARTQDGGIKVAGSQSKDTDQILVRRLEKAAGVKFTYVPFKSGGEAAVQLAGAHVQANTNNPQENVGQWKAGKVRPLCVFAPQRLTYKEVVADNMSWADIPTCVEAGIPLESYQMPRTVWLPKDTTDEQVAYYAGVLDKVRQAPEWKEWLARTSQTESFVTGAALADTIKQDEAKNRVQFAEDGWLVN, encoded by the coding sequence ATGCGCCTCACCATCGCGACGGCCCCCATGGCCGCGTGCCTCGCTGCCGCCAGCCTTGTCGCCACCAGCCTCATAGCCGGCTCAGTTCCTGCCGCCGCCGACTGGCAGCCGAACCGCCCGGTGGAGTTCATCGTCGCCTCCGGCCCCGGTGGCGGCACTGACCAGTTCGCCCGCCTCGTCCAGTCGATCATCCAGAAGCACGAGCTGATGAGCGTGCCGGTGGTCGTCTCCAACAAGGGCGGCGGCGCCGGCTCGGAAGCCTTCGTCTATGGCAAGGGCGCCGCCGGCGACGCCACCAAGGTAGTCTTCGGCACCAATAATGAGTGGCTGCTGCCGCTGGTGACCAAGGTCGGCTACCAGAGCAGCGACCTGCGACCCGTCGCCTCCATGGCGGTGGACGAGTTCATTCTGTGGACCAACACCGAGACGCCCTACAAGACCGCGGCCGAGTTCATCGCCGCCGCCCGCACGCAGGACGGCGGCATCAAGGTCGCCGGCAGCCAGTCCAAGGACACCGACCAGATCCTGGTGCGGCGCCTCGAGAAGGCGGCGGGCGTGAAGTTCACCTATGTGCCCTTCAAGTCCGGCGGCGAGGCGGCGGTGCAGCTCGCCGGCGCGCATGTGCAGGCCAACACCAACAACCCGCAGGAGAATGTTGGCCAGTGGAAGGCCGGCAAGGTGCGCCCGCTCTGCGTCTTCGCCCCGCAGCGGCTCACCTATAAGGAGGTCGTGGCCGACAACATGTCCTGGGCCGACATCCCGACCTGCGTCGAGGCCGGCATTCCGCTGGAAAGCTACCAGATGCCGCGCACCGTGTGGCTGCCCAAGGACACCACCGACGAGCAGGTCGCCTATTATGCCGGCGTGCTCGACAAGGTACGCCAGGCGCCCGAGTGGAAGGAGTGGCTGGCGCGCACCTCCCAGACGGAGAGCTTCGTCACCGGCGCCGCGCTCGCCGACACCATCAAGCAGGACGAGGCGAAGAACCGCGTCCAGTTCGCCGAGGATGGCTGGCTCGTCAACTGA
- a CDS encoding tripartite tricarboxylate transporter TctB family protein produces the protein MEFGTAVAVAIFGGIVATESLSHDTGWGETGPGAGYFPFRIGLLLIAISLGIFLQALKSDREESFVSREELASSLAVFVPTAVLVAVMPWLGCYVPSFAYLVFMMRRHGGYPWLRSLATSATVIAVFFAVFELWFRVPLAKGPLENALGIY, from the coding sequence ATGGAATTCGGCACCGCGGTGGCGGTCGCCATCTTTGGCGGCATCGTCGCCACGGAGAGCCTCAGTCATGACACGGGCTGGGGCGAGACCGGGCCGGGCGCCGGCTATTTCCCCTTCCGCATCGGCCTCCTCTTGATCGCCATCAGCCTCGGCATCTTCCTGCAGGCGCTGAAGTCGGACCGCGAGGAGAGCTTCGTTTCCCGCGAGGAGCTGGCCTCCAGCCTCGCGGTGTTCGTGCCGACGGCGGTGCTGGTCGCGGTAATGCCGTGGCTCGGCTGCTACGTGCCGTCCTTCGCCTATCTGGTCTTCATGATGCGGCGCCATGGCGGCTATCCGTGGCTGCGCTCGCTCGCCACCTCCGCCACCGTCATCGCCGTGTTCTTCGCCGTCTTCGAGCTCTGGTTCCGCGTGCCGCTGGCCAAGGGACCGCTCGAAAACGCCCTCGGCATCTACTGA
- a CDS encoding FadR/GntR family transcriptional regulator: MLQDLPALKQQLSKRTMREQIAERIAHMIQSGLLRVGDELPSERELAQMLDVSRETVRGAVQMLAAIGMVEISQGARTRIIGTEGFGHSQFADATELSRYGAEDVYRARQLVEGFVVREAATRIDADTLQRLAGLVEAQDAMSEDPVRFQISDAEFHQLIYRAGGNELLAHFLVDAYGYALAYRRVALLVPGAVRVSIDDHRLILAALAAHDADAAAAAMNRHITRVHETTLQAMTLRPEPPAAL; this comes from the coding sequence ATGTTGCAGGATTTGCCGGCTCTCAAGCAGCAACTGTCCAAACGCACCATGCGCGAGCAGATCGCCGAGCGCATCGCGCATATGATCCAGTCCGGCCTGCTGCGGGTGGGCGACGAACTGCCCAGCGAGCGCGAGCTGGCGCAGATGCTCGATGTCAGCCGCGAGACGGTGCGCGGCGCGGTGCAGATGCTCGCCGCCATCGGCATGGTGGAGATTTCGCAGGGCGCGCGCACCCGCATCATTGGCACGGAAGGCTTCGGCCACTCGCAATTCGCCGACGCGACCGAGCTGTCGCGCTATGGCGCGGAGGATGTCTACCGCGCCCGCCAGCTGGTCGAGGGCTTCGTGGTGCGCGAGGCGGCGACGCGCATCGACGCCGACACGCTGCAGCGCCTCGCCGGCCTCGTCGAGGCGCAGGACGCGATGAGCGAGGATCCCGTCCGCTTCCAGATCTCCGACGCCGAGTTCCACCAGCTCATCTACCGCGCCGGCGGCAATGAGCTGCTCGCGCATTTTCTGGTCGATGCCTATGGCTACGCGCTGGCCTATCGCCGCGTGGCGCTGCTGGTGCCGGGCGCGGTGCGCGTCTCGATCGACGATCACCGCCTCATTCTCGCGGCGCTGGCCGCGCATGACGCGGATGCGGCGGCGGCGGCGATGAACCGGCACATCACCCGTGTGCACGAGACCACCCTGCAGGCGATGACCCTGCGCCCGGAACCCCCCGCCGCGCTCTGA
- a CDS encoding fructose-specific PTS transporter subunit EIIC, translated as MTALIAVIGAQETTVHATLAAEALRKAARSLGQALVVELRGTPARLSASEITAASAVLLVGNGDLDESRFGALPRLTDSVANVLADAGGVLARLAAAAASAPVASAAPAPAAAPAASPAASGPKKIVAITSCPTGIAHTFMAAEGLQNAAKALGHSIRVETQGSVGAQDALTDEEIAAADLVIIAADKVVELSRFGGKRVFQTPTKPAITDGQNLVRRAFEEARLQAAPGARLADAAAAAKAERAVKTGPYKHLMTGVSFMLPFVVAGGLLIAVAFALGGIYAYDDAHKGTLAYDLFQIGAKGAFTLMVPVLAGYIAFSIADRPGLAPGMIGGMVAANLGAGFLGGIVAGFIAGYGTEFLNRSIKLPRNLAGLKPVLILPILGTLLTGLLMIYVVGGPAAQLLAAVTEWLRSMQGTSAIILGIIIGGMMAFDMGGPINKAAYTFATGLIASQVYTPMAAAMVAGMTPPLGLALAAQLFPNRFTPEEREARSAASVLGLAFVTEGAIPFAARDPLRVIPSLVIGSAVAGAISMAVGAELRVPHGGIFVLPIPNAVSHLAGYVVALVAGTLVTTALLRVLKKPIAA; from the coding sequence ATGACAGCCTTGATCGCCGTGATCGGCGCGCAGGAGACGACCGTTCACGCCACCCTCGCCGCCGAGGCGCTGCGCAAGGCCGCGCGCAGCCTCGGCCAGGCGCTGGTGGTCGAGCTGCGCGGCACGCCCGCCCGGCTCTCGGCCAGCGAGATCACTGCCGCGAGCGCGGTGCTGCTGGTCGGTAATGGCGATCTCGACGAGAGCCGCTTCGGCGCCCTGCCGCGCCTCACCGACAGCGTGGCGAACGTGCTGGCCGATGCCGGCGGCGTCCTCGCCCGTCTGGCGGCGGCCGCCGCGAGCGCCCCCGTCGCGAGCGCTGCACCCGCCCCGGCGGCCGCCCCCGCCGCATCGCCGGCGGCGAGCGGCCCGAAGAAGATCGTCGCCATCACCTCCTGCCCGACCGGCATCGCCCACACCTTCATGGCGGCCGAGGGCCTGCAGAACGCCGCCAAGGCGCTCGGCCACTCCATCCGCGTGGAGACGCAGGGCTCCGTCGGCGCGCAGGACGCGCTGACGGACGAGGAAATCGCCGCCGCCGATCTCGTCATCATCGCCGCCGACAAGGTGGTGGAACTCTCCCGCTTCGGCGGCAAGCGCGTCTTCCAGACGCCGACCAAGCCGGCCATCACCGACGGGCAGAACCTCGTGCGCCGCGCCTTCGAGGAAGCGCGCCTGCAGGCCGCTCCCGGCGCGAGACTCGCCGATGCCGCCGCCGCCGCCAAGGCCGAGCGCGCGGTGAAGACCGGCCCCTACAAGCATCTGATGACCGGCGTGTCCTTCATGCTGCCCTTCGTGGTGGCGGGCGGCCTGCTGATCGCGGTCGCCTTCGCGCTCGGCGGCATCTACGCCTATGACGACGCGCATAAGGGCACGCTGGCCTATGACCTGTTCCAGATCGGCGCCAAGGGTGCGTTCACGCTGATGGTGCCGGTGCTTGCCGGCTATATCGCCTTCTCCATCGCCGACCGGCCGGGCCTCGCGCCGGGCATGATCGGCGGCATGGTGGCGGCCAATCTCGGCGCCGGCTTCCTCGGCGGCATCGTCGCCGGCTTCATCGCCGGCTATGGCACCGAGTTCCTCAACCGCTCCATCAAGCTGCCGCGCAACCTCGCGGGGCTGAAGCCGGTGCTGATCCTGCCGATCCTCGGCACGCTGCTCACCGGCCTGCTGATGATCTACGTCGTCGGTGGTCCCGCCGCCCAGCTGCTCGCCGCCGTCACCGAATGGCTGCGCAGCATGCAGGGCACCAGCGCCATCATCCTCGGCATCATCATCGGCGGCATGATGGCTTTCGACATGGGCGGGCCGATCAACAAGGCGGCCTACACCTTCGCCACCGGCCTCATCGCCAGCCAGGTCTACACGCCGATGGCCGCCGCCATGGTCGCCGGCATGACGCCCCCGCTCGGCCTCGCTCTGGCCGCGCAGCTCTTCCCCAACCGCTTCACGCCGGAGGAGCGCGAGGCGCGCAGCGCGGCTTCCGTGCTTGGCCTCGCCTTCGTGACGGAGGGCGCCATTCCCTTCGCCGCCCGCGACCCGCTGCGCGTGATCCCCTCGCTGGTCATCGGCTCGGCGGTGGCGGGCGCCATCTCCATGGCGGTGGGCGCTGAGCTGCGCGTGCCGCATGGCGGCATCTTCGTGCTGCCGATCCCCAATGCGGTGAGCCACCTCGCCGGCTATGTCGTCGCGCTCGTCGCCGGCACGCTGGTCACCACCGCCCTGCTGCGCGTGCTGAAGAAGCCGATCGCCGCCTGA
- a CDS encoding GntR family transcriptional regulator — protein sequence MQLDDDAPDTADDVAASALPRGRAAMRVVERIRDMIIAGELAAGARISERMLTERLGVTRTPLREAFKILEAEGLVRIVPNRGAEVVALSLAEVEAAIEVLIGLESVAAELACARATPEEIEAIAGLHARMLACQTAGDLMGYFHLNQDIHQRIVDGAHNAALSRVYRTESARIRRYRFAGNRSPERWARAVAEHAQILDALQQREGALLREILRTHHLKGWQVTRRTLESGG from the coding sequence ATGCAACTTGACGATGACGCTCCGGACACCGCCGACGACGTCGCCGCCTCCGCCTTGCCGCGCGGCCGGGCGGCGATGCGGGTGGTCGAGCGCATCCGCGACATGATCATCGCCGGCGAGCTGGCAGCCGGGGCGCGCATCTCCGAGCGCATGCTGACCGAGCGGCTCGGCGTCACCCGCACGCCGCTGCGCGAGGCGTTCAAGATCCTGGAGGCGGAAGGGCTGGTGCGCATCGTGCCCAATCGGGGCGCGGAAGTGGTGGCACTGTCGCTGGCCGAGGTCGAGGCGGCGATCGAGGTGCTGATCGGGCTGGAAAGCGTGGCGGCGGAACTCGCCTGCGCGCGGGCGACGCCGGAAGAGATCGAGGCCATCGCCGGGCTGCACGCCCGCATGCTTGCGTGCCAGACAGCGGGCGACCTGATGGGTTATTTCCACCTCAATCAGGACATCCACCAGCGCATCGTCGATGGCGCGCACAATGCGGCGCTGTCGCGGGTGTACCGCACCGAGAGCGCCCGCATCCGCCGCTACCGCTTCGCCGGCAACCGCTCACCCGAGCGCTGGGCACGGGCGGTGGCGGAACATGCGCAGATCCTCGACGCGCTGCAGCAGCGCGAGGGCGCGCTGCTGCGGGAAATCCTGCGCACCCATCATCTCAAGGGCTGGCAGGTCACCCGCCGGACACTGGAATCCGGCGGGTAA
- a CDS encoding NAD(P)H-dependent oxidoreductase yields MNFHRYFATERPPVETCIVGTGGFGRSFLAQGLRVPMMRARVAVDREADIAAASLKAVGIAPRRIHICRSAAEAKAAYEAGDFIAADDLALVLDLPIEVVVEATGHPEAGARHSRLAIEAGRHLALVSKEVDSVIGPVLAHLAAERGRVATPVDGDQPSLLIGLITWAQTLGLEIIAAGKSSEYDFTFDAASGLVTSNGRTLSAPGFSDAWALGERPVADIVAARAAAAAALPQRAVPDLCELLVVANATGFTPDRPDLHAPIARIPEVPTVLGLAEEGGLLAGERRLDVFHCLRAPDEASFAGGVFVLVRCTDADSWAMLAEKGHPVSRSGRTAMIYIPRHLLGVEAATSVLEAALRGASGGGLAPRPHLDLVARATRDLAAGSVLEMGGHHHTIEGTQAELVPGAALAEDTPAPFYLAANCRLARPVARGQAITFGALELPEGSELLALRRRQDALFFGAPAPARVAEAV; encoded by the coding sequence ATGAACTTCCACCGCTATTTCGCCACTGAGCGCCCGCCGGTCGAGACCTGCATCGTCGGCACGGGCGGCTTTGGCCGCAGCTTCCTGGCGCAGGGCCTGCGCGTGCCGATGATGCGGGCGCGCGTCGCGGTGGACCGCGAGGCGGACATTGCCGCCGCCTCGCTCAAGGCGGTGGGCATCGCGCCGCGCCGCATCCATATCTGCCGCAGTGCCGCCGAGGCCAAAGCCGCCTATGAGGCCGGCGACTTCATCGCGGCGGATGATCTCGCTTTGGTGCTCGATCTGCCCATCGAGGTCGTCGTCGAGGCGACCGGCCACCCGGAGGCGGGCGCCCGCCATTCCCGCCTTGCCATCGAGGCCGGGCGCCATCTCGCCTTGGTCTCCAAGGAGGTGGACAGCGTCATCGGCCCGGTGCTGGCGCATCTGGCGGCCGAGCGCGGGCGCGTGGCGACGCCGGTGGATGGCGACCAGCCGAGCCTGCTGATCGGCCTCATCACCTGGGCGCAGACGCTGGGGCTGGAGATCATCGCGGCCGGCAAGTCGAGCGAATATGACTTCACTTTCGACGCGGCCAGCGGCCTCGTCACCAGCAATGGCCGCACGCTGTCCGCGCCGGGCTTCAGCGACGCCTGGGCGCTGGGCGAGCGCCCGGTGGCGGACATCGTCGCGGCCCGTGCCGCTGCGGCTGCCGCCTTGCCGCAGCGGGCGGTGCCGGATCTGTGCGAGCTGCTCGTCGTCGCCAACGCCACCGGCTTCACGCCCGACCGCCCGGACCTGCACGCCCCCATCGCCCGCATCCCGGAAGTGCCGACCGTGCTGGGGCTCGCGGAGGAGGGCGGCCTGCTCGCCGGCGAGCGGCGGCTCGATGTGTTTCATTGCCTGCGCGCGCCAGACGAGGCGAGCTTCGCTGGCGGGGTGTTTGTGCTGGTGCGCTGCACCGATGCGGACAGCTGGGCGATGCTGGCGGAGAAGGGTCATCCGGTGAGCCGCAGCGGCCGCACGGCGATGATCTACATCCCCCGCCATTTGCTGGGGGTCGAGGCGGCGACCAGCGTGCTGGAGGCGGCGCTGCGCGGGGCTTCCGGCGGCGGCCTCGCGCCGCGCCCGCATCTCGATCTCGTGGCGCGGGCGACGCGCGATCTTGCCGCCGGCAGCGTGCTGGAGATGGGCGGCCATCATCACACGATCGAGGGCACGCAGGCGGAGCTGGTGCCCGGCGCGGCTCTGGCGGAGGATACGCCCGCGCCCTTCTACCTCGCGGCGAATTGCCGGCTGGCCCGGCCGGTGGCGCGTGGGCAGGCCATCACCTTTGGCGCCCTCGAGCTGCCCGAGGGTTCCGAACTATTGGCGCTGCGCCGCCGGCAGGATGCATTGTTCTTCGGCGCCCCGGCACCGGCGCGCGTCGCGGAGGCGGTGTGA
- a CDS encoding tripartite tricarboxylate transporter permease, which yields MSDFASLLVGFQTAFTTYHIAIMVGGVLLGILVGVLPGLGAPNGVSLLLPLTFSMDPVSAIILLSSMYWGALFGGSTTSILFNIPGEPSSVATTFDGYPMARAGKPTEALATAFSAAGFGALVGVILVTLLANSIAGIALRFSSPEYFAVYLLAFCSFIGMGGGNPLKTAASLLIGLSLAAVGMDTVSGEMRLTFGSDQLIKGVTFLVAVIGLFGIGEILLTVEQGLKFEGIRTKVDLATVFRTMASMPRHWLALIRSTIIGCWMGITPGGPTAASFMSYGVARRFSRRRDHFGTGEPEGIVSPEAADHSAGVSALLPMLALGVPGSATAAVMMGGLMIWGLQPGPMLFVEQHDFVWGLIASMYLANIVAVVLVLATVPLFSSILRIPFAIIGPLIIVVCLTGAYTVSNSMFDVVLAMVFGVIGYVFKKLDYPIAPLVLAMVLGDKAEDAFRQSMILSDGSLGVFWSTSIAGTLTTLAFALVLWPLAARCVAWLAARRSPA from the coding sequence ATGTCCGATTTCGCCTCGCTCCTCGTCGGTTTCCAGACCGCCTTCACCACCTATCACATCGCCATCATGGTGGGTGGCGTGCTGCTCGGCATCCTGGTCGGCGTGCTCCCCGGCCTCGGCGCGCCGAACGGCGTGTCGCTGCTGCTGCCGCTGACCTTCTCGATGGACCCGGTCAGCGCCATCATCCTGCTGTCCTCGATGTATTGGGGCGCGCTGTTCGGCGGCTCGACGACGTCCATCCTGTTCAACATCCCCGGCGAGCCGTCCTCCGTCGCCACCACCTTCGACGGCTACCCGATGGCCCGCGCCGGCAAGCCGACCGAGGCGCTCGCCACCGCCTTCAGCGCCGCCGGCTTCGGCGCGCTGGTCGGCGTGATCCTGGTCACGCTGCTCGCCAACTCCATCGCCGGTATCGCGCTGCGCTTCTCCTCGCCGGAATACTTTGCCGTCTATCTTCTCGCCTTCTGCAGCTTCATCGGCATGGGCGGCGGCAACCCGCTGAAGACCGCCGCCTCGCTGCTGATCGGCCTGTCGCTGGCGGCGGTGGGCATGGACACAGTGTCCGGCGAGATGCGCCTCACCTTCGGCAGCGACCAGCTCATCAAGGGCGTGACCTTCCTCGTGGCGGTGATCGGTCTGTTCGGCATTGGCGAGATCCTCCTCACCGTCGAGCAGGGCCTGAAATTCGAGGGCATCCGCACCAAGGTCGATCTCGCCACCGTCTTCCGCACCATGGCCTCGATGCCGCGCCACTGGCTGGCGCTGATCCGCTCGACCATCATCGGCTGCTGGATGGGCATCACGCCGGGCGGGCCGACGGCGGCCTCCTTCATGTCCTATGGCGTCGCCCGCCGCTTCTCGCGCCGGCGCGATCATTTCGGCACCGGCGAGCCGGAGGGCATCGTCTCGCCCGAGGCGGCCGATCACTCGGCCGGCGTCTCGGCGCTGCTGCCCATGCTGGCGCTCGGCGTGCCCGGCTCGGCCACGGCGGCGGTGATGATGGGCGGGCTGATGATCTGGGGCCTGCAGCCCGGCCCGATGCTCTTCGTCGAGCAGCATGATTTCGTCTGGGGCCTCATCGCTTCCATGTACCTCGCCAATATCGTGGCGGTGGTGCTGGTGCTGGCGACCGTGCCGCTGTTCTCCTCGATCCTGCGCATCCCGTTCGCCATCATCGGGCCGCTCATCATCGTGGTCTGCCTCACCGGCGCCTACACGGTCTCGAACAGCATGTTCGACGTGGTGCTGGCCATGGTGTTCGGCGTCATCGGCTACGTCTTCAAGAAGCTCGACTACCCCATCGCCCCGCTCGTGCTCGCCATGGTGCTCGGCGACAAGGCGGAGGATGCGTTCCGCCAGTCGATGATCCTCTCGGACGGCTCGCTCGGCGTGTTCTGGAGCACCTCCATCGCCGGCACGCTGACCACGCTCGCCTTCGCCCTCGTTCTCTGGCCGCTCGCCGCGCGCTGTGTCGCCTGGCTGGCCGCCCGCCGCTCCCCCGCCTGA
- the pfkB gene encoding 1-phosphofructokinase — protein MSPAAAPDIVTLTLNPAIDQTVTVEHLAPGHVHRASAVRYDAGGKGVNVAACLADWGLKVAAAGLLGAANAAPFEALFAAKSIADRFRRVPGETRTNIKLLDRSSGETTDVNLPGFPAETSALAEVEADLTRLARPDGLVVLSGSLPEGAPPDIYARLVARLRGEGARVVLDTSGLPLTHALAGTPPTLVKPNRRELEVWAGRPLDDRADLLAVAKRLCAAGITYVVVSLGADGALFVSADEALHAMAPEVTGGSSVGAGDAMVAGLVAGLHEGRSLEGLARLGTAFAVGKLGLPGANLPAATVIETIAAAVAIQPAAIWAAAHAAIA, from the coding sequence ATGAGCCCCGCCGCCGCGCCCGACATCGTTACCCTCACGCTGAACCCCGCTATCGACCAGACGGTGACGGTGGAGCATCTCGCCCCCGGCCATGTCCATCGCGCGAGCGCCGTGCGCTATGACGCCGGCGGCAAGGGGGTGAACGTCGCCGCCTGCCTCGCCGATTGGGGGCTGAAGGTCGCCGCCGCCGGCCTGCTCGGCGCCGCCAATGCCGCGCCCTTCGAGGCGCTGTTCGCCGCCAAATCCATCGCCGACCGCTTCCGCCGTGTGCCGGGCGAGACCCGCACCAACATCAAGCTGCTCGATCGCAGCAGCGGCGAGACCACGGATGTGAACCTGCCGGGCTTCCCGGCCGAGACCAGCGCGCTGGCCGAGGTCGAGGCCGATCTCACCCGCCTCGCCCGGCCGGACGGGCTGGTCGTGCTCTCCGGCAGCCTGCCGGAAGGGGCGCCGCCGGACATCTATGCCCGCCTTGTCGCGCGCCTGCGCGGGGAGGGCGCCCGCGTGGTGCTCGACACCAGCGGCCTGCCGCTCACCCATGCGCTGGCCGGCACGCCGCCCACCCTCGTCAAGCCGAACCGGCGCGAGCTGGAAGTCTGGGCGGGTCGCCCGCTCGATGATCGCGCCGACCTGCTCGCCGTGGCGAAGAGGCTCTGCGCCGCCGGCATCACTTATGTCGTGGTCTCGCTCGGCGCCGATGGCGCTCTGTTCGTCAGCGCCGACGAGGCCCTGCACGCCATGGCGCCTGAAGTCACCGGCGGCAGCTCGGTCGGGGCCGGGGACGCCATGGTCGCCGGTCTCGTCGCCGGGCTGCATGAGGGGCGCAGCCTTGAGGGCCTCGCCCGGCTCGGCACCGCCTTCGCGGTGGGCAAGCTCGGCCTGCCCGGCGCCAACCTGCCGGCCGCCACGGTGATCGAGACCATCGCCGCCGCCGTCGCCATCCAGCCGGCCGCCATCTGGGCGGCCGCGCACGCCGCCATCGCCTGA